One stretch of Clavelina lepadiformis chromosome 6, kaClaLepa1.1, whole genome shotgun sequence DNA includes these proteins:
- the LOC143463354 gene encoding uncharacterized protein LOC143463354, whose product MPFRKHPKRHRFSKGHRFYERKESVPRSSAESKLKWKRPSDSEMISLKHPNTGDILGHHVLRPLVKEESLIEQLADANEGTESFVGNRILSCARLEEILSDICNGHNCQSPFCDAKFKGDWEEIRGCGSIVKFKCLCCDFVSQSFATFDKVSGQENRSMWQSNSKVNLQLACGIMLSGLSQRSAQAFLSCLDLPSPNLKRLSRYCKKTSDLVSKCNEDDMRDRRTLRMRSTNRKLKQFESNFRRDIGDSLTKKYRKKTGMRQTPAKKYYVLSSQPSVFGGKRNYANRKRYNLT is encoded by the exons ATGCCATTTCGGAAACATCCTAAGCGACATAGGTTCTCCAAGGGTCACCGCTTTTATGAAAGAAAGGAGTCAGTTCCACGTAGCTCAGCTGAGTCGAAACTGAAATGGAAAAGGCCATCAG ATTCAGAGATGATCTCGCTGAAACATCCTAACACGGGTGACATTTTGGGTCACCATGTTTTACGACCTCTAGTCAAGGAGGAAAGTCTGATAGAGCAGTTGGCGGATGCAAACGAAGGAACAGAGAGCTTCGTTGGAAATCGAATATTGAGTTGTGCACGTTTGGAAGAGATTCTTTCAGACATCTGCAACGGACACAATTGTCAGTCGCCTTTTTGCGACGCAAAATTCAAAGGGGACTGGGAAGAAATTCGTGGTTGTGGTTcgattgttaaatttaaatgccTTTGTTGTGACTTTGTTAGTCAGAGTTTCGCCACTTTTGATAAAGTCTCTGGGCAGGAAAATCGTAGTATGTGGCAAAGCAATAGCAAAGTAAACCTTCAGTTGGCCTGTGGAATCATGCTCAGCGGTCTAAGCCAGCGATCCGCGCAAGCTTTTTTAAGCTGCCTTGATCTTCCTTCACCAAATTTGAAGCGGCTGTCACGGTACTGCAAGAAAACTTCAGACTTGGTCTCGAAGTGCAACGAAGACGACATGAGAGACAGGC ggactctgcggATGCGCTCAACAAACCgaaagttaaaacaatttgaaagcaacttcCGCAGAGATATTGGCGACAGTCTAACAAAGAAATATCGCAAGAAAACCGGCATGAGACAAACGCCAGCGAAGAAATATTATGTTCTTTCTTCGCAACCTAGCGTTTTCGGCGGGAAAAGAAATTACGCTAATCGCAAAAGATACAACCTCACGTAA